The window CCCTTGAAAATCCTTCGATGAAATCAAAGTGTCAAGCATTCCATCTGTCATTCCAGATGCACCAATAAAGTCACCAAAGCCACGATTCGGACCTGCAGTTACCATACTGAATCAGTCTAACACCTAAAGAGTCACCTAGCTGATAAATGAATCAGCAACTGCATTCAAAACAAAGTACTATTTGAACTATAAAAGTTCGAGAAAGCCGAAGAAATAATCTTATCCCATGTAGAGTGCTTGCAGCTAAACCTAACAAGATACCTGATCATTTTAACTCCTCCCACTAATCAATAAGTAGTGTAGTTCCCAAAATCAAAAGCACAACAATATAGACACACcaatattttaatgaacttGCAGACCTCCCAACAACGAAACATACAATTGGTTGGTGCCCAAATCAACCCAAAAGGATTTAGTACAGTACAAGTTGTTCCACTAAGCTATACACCTTCCTACTCTTAAGCATATCAATGTTATCCAGAATTTAGGAAAAAGAATTAGCCTTTGAGAACAGCAGTAAGCTCCCGCTCCTCTTTCTCAAGCCTCTTAGCCTGTTCAGCCTTCTCAATCTCCTCTCTACTTGTCTCACTGTCAATGGCAGTAACAGTCTGTACACCCTCTCCGATATCGAACAAGtcactcttctcctcctctcccAAGCTCCACAGCTTGAACTCCTGAGATGTACCCCACTCCTCGCCTCCTTTCCCCTTCAACCAGTCGGAATCGGCCTCGCTGGACTCAACTTCTGCAATCCCGGAAATGTCCCCGGAGCTCTCGCCGAATAAAGGGTCAAACTTTCCATCGGTTTCCTGAGAAAGCCTCCAAACATCTGATTGGGAGGGACCCTTACCATCGTCATTGGAGAAGAACCTTGGAGTGAAAGTAGCGAAAAGAGGATTTTGGGGTTGGGGGAAGGGATGGAACTTTGGGGAGATTAGGTTTAGGCGAGAGAAATGTGAGGGTTTGGGTAGAAGACGAGAGAGCATGGTGATGAAGCAGagacttgacaaatattttagatttttgaaatttagggTTTAATAAGCCAGAAGATGATATCTCAAGGTTTCACAGAACTAACagaaaaaatacatataaaaacCCTAACGGTAAATTTGTCAGataattatatttcattttttcagaaaattttattagaaaaaaaggagataaaatgtaaaagaacaAACGTGGAAGACACAAATTCAACTCAGTTCGATGCAAATCAGTTTTcagagaaaaaacaaaaaaaaaagggatacaAACTTCCGTGCAAATCAGTTTAAGGTTGAAAACGTTATAAAGGCTTCCAAATAAAAAGGATTTGAGGGTCTCGAGGCATAACTTAGTTGTGCACAGTAGAGTTTTTGCAATgaatagtggtggtggtggtgatgtaCTCTTTGTACTtgcagagatagagagagagagacgaggGAGGAAAGTAATGAAAAGGGGAGAACGAGAGTCATGATATTCACTAATGGCTATGGTGGAGTTCGCCGGGAAGGTGGTGTGTGGCGATGCCGTTGCACCCTCTCGGTGCTtgccaaggaagaagaaagagagagatgcgGGAGAGATagagtgaagagagagaatgaggtggcagccaaacaaataattatagccgttggattttcatctaaCGGCAAGTCATttgatcaggaggatcctctccttgggctcaggagaggatccaagtcTGTGACGTGGATTTGAAAAAAAGGTGAGAGAGAGTCCTGAGAGGTAGGAAGACAAGGGAGAGAGGTGGAGGAATGGGGCGTGGGCCCCACTGGCtctcaaaagaaaaacagaaaaatatatcCCGTAACGTGAATTTACCCAAACGTCATTCATGCTCCGATATTTGTAAAATCTTCATCGTAATTTCGAATTCAGTTCCGCTTGTACCTACGTGTTTGTACCGTCGAGTACTTCAAGGATACGCTAAAAGGATATTTTGTATGTCTCACTATGCgctggtcaacaaaagtcaataatctcacatttaaggtatttttgtcaaatcactcttttaaaatttataaaattgtaaaattagggacgagcTGTTTCAATAATTCTTTTAGTTAATTTAACTTGATTTtattgttaaatatttttttgtgaaCATTATTAcccaaaaaagttcaaaattctcgaagccattttttttttctttagaacTACAATAGCTTCATTATTGGCTATATCATGCTTATGTCTTAGTTTATATTATAGCTCATGTCATGACCTATGATTTCTGATCAGAATTAGACTTCGACTCTTTGCAATCCTTGGTCAACTAGATgagttattaattaaaaatcgtttgataattatttcatttttaattttttgtttttacttttctgttttgaaattagttaaaatactaaaatagtcATTGAAATTGGTATAACTCATTTtagttcatgagatttgaaattgctAGAAATGAGTTTCTtaactatcaatcattttgattattccgttaaaaatattcattaaataaGGAACagataacaaaaataatttcaatttaataaacaatagaccataataatttgataaaaattgagtgtaattttgtttttttacaaaatgttcaaaataatttatgacggaaaaaatcagaaaatctCACTTTGAGTGAGGAGTTGCATAACAATTTCAGGAATCAGCTAAGAAgtcaaaaataaatataaacaaaagaagaaacgaAACTTCTGACGTGGTGGGCTGCGACTTTGACTGATTGAGAGTCCTCCGTCCGCAGCTCCTCCGTCTTCCTCCCAAACCTTTTACCTTTCTTTCGTTCTTCTCCAAAACTAGCAAGCTGAGATttcaacctctctctctcagaaGCGGCGGCATGCTTTTCCAAACGCAATCTGCAATTTAATCAAACAGCCACCGAATTTTCTGGCATCCGGTCAACGCAGAGATGCTTCGGATTTTGATCGGTCAACGCCAGCTGCTTACCTGAGCTCCAACAGATCCAAGAGTGATGACGTCCTCCACCTCTGTTTCTGTTTGGCTGATTCTGCTGTTTGGCTTCTTTCACCTCCACAAGGAACCGGAATGAActaatgaatgattgaatgacTGGAAACATTCCCGAAGAGCTTGGGGGATGTCAGACTTGGTGAGCTTGGATCTTTACTTGGCAACCTTGCAAAACTGCGTTTCCTGCATGAACCCCCATCCTTTTGTTAGATAAAATCTATcgtctttcttttttattcgaTATGCTAATCTGCTGTTTTTAATTGTTCCATTGGAGTGACTTTCTTCCTTAAAGTCCTTGTGCCGGATGCATATAATTTATAGTATGATCCCTGGTTTCAAGATTCACAAGAAGGGAACATCCAATCATTCCAAGTCCCGTGAGTTTCATACTTTCATCTCAGtaagagggaggagagagtaATATAGCTTGATCAAGTTGGTGTTGTAGTTGTTGTATGGGATGCAGGTTTCACTCATCTACTGTCTTTGCAGCTAAGAAGGATCCAGAAGTTCATTTACGACAGCTCAAAAGGTTTTCTTTGCGCGAGCTACAAGTTGCAACGGATACCTTTAGCGACAAAAATATTCTTGGTAGAGGTGGATTTGGTAAGGTTTATAAAGGACGCTTAGCTGATGGAACTCTGGTTGCTTTAAAAAGACTTAAAGAGGAGAGAACCCAAGACGGGGAACTACAGTTCCAAACAGAAGTTGAAATGATTAGCATGGCTGTCCACCGCAATCTGCTTCGTCTGTTAGAGAAACTTGATTTGATAAGTTTTATCCGAAGAGAACGAACTGAacagaaaaatggaaaacagAGAGGGAAGAAGCTGAAACGAAAATTTTCTTGTTGTTCTCTCTTGCAAAATGTTGCAGAGGAATAATTTATGtacttgtaaaaaaaaagagCACTCACACTCCTTTACATTAACTGATGGCCCTAGTTGGATACACACAACCAACAATACAATCTCAGCCTTACACTTGTCATAATCTAAGACTAAGTGAATACACAATTAGAAACAAGGCTTATTTACTTTAACTTTACTTAGCTCACAGCTTATACACTAATACTCCCCTTTAAGCTTTGAGCTGATACAACTCCAAGCTTGTCTCTGAGATAGTTGAATCTGTCCTTTGGTAATGCCTTGGTAAaaatgtctgccacttgttcttTGGTAGGACAGTAAACTAAGTCAATTATCCCTTGCTGCAAGGCATCCTTGATGAAGTGATATCTCCTGTCAATGTGTTTTGTCTTCTGGTGAAACACAGGGTTCTTGGATATTGAGATTGCAGATGTGTTATCACACTGCAGAGGGGTTGCATCGACTTGTAACTCTCCAAAATCTTCCAGAACAAATCTGAGCCATATGGCCTGAGCTGTGGCTTCAGAAGCACTGATATACTCGGCTTCTGCAGTAGAAAGAGCAACACAGTGTTGTTTCACAGAAGCCCATGAGAACACTCCACTCCCAAAAGAAAATGCATAGCCTGAGGTGCTTTTGCTGTCTTCAAGAGATCCTCCCCAGTCACTATCGCAAAAACCAATTAAGACTGCCTTCTTGCCTTTCTCATACTTCAAACCATAGTCCAATGTGCCCCTAACATATCTGAGCACTCTCTTAGCTGTTCCATAGTGTTTATTGGTAGGACAATGCATATATCTAGCTAATAAACTAGCTGCATACATTATATCCGGCCTTGTGGCAGTGAGGTACAACAGACTTCCTACAATCTTCCTATACTGCTCCTCATTTGctgcaccacttccatcatctttACTTAATTTCTCAGAAGTAATGAGAGGTATGGAGACAGGTTTACACtcttttagaccaaatttatcCAATAAGGAAGAAGCATACTTCCTTTGATGGATAAAAATGCTAGTATCTGTTTGTATAACCCCCATCCCCAAGAAATGATGAAGCACCCCGAGATCTGTCATCTCATATTTATCTTTCATGTCTTCTTTGAACTCATTCAGCATCTCCTGGTTATTTCCAGTGTATActatgtcatcaacatagataGAGACAATTAGAATATCCTTATCTCCCCTTGTCTTAGTATAAAGAGTTGCTTCACTCAAGCTCTTTATGAATCCACACTGAGTGAAATAACTATCAATCTCTCCATACCAGGCTCTAGGTGCCTGCTTCAATCCATACAGAGCCTTATACAATCTGTATACTTTATCTTCTTTGCCATTAATCACAAATCCTTCGGGTTGTTCAACATAGACTTCTTCCTGCAGTTGTCCATTCAGAAATGCAGATTTAACATCAAGTTGATATAATTTCCAGTTTCTCTGTGCAGCAAGAGCTATCAAAGTTCGGATTGTATCAAGTCTAGCAACCGGAGCAAAGGTCTCATTGTAATCAATTCCTGGTTTCTGCACATACCCCTTTGCAACTAGCCGTGCCTTGTTCTTTTGTACTGATCCATCCAAGTTCAACTTGGTTTTGAATACCCATTTCACCCCAATAACATGTTTATCACTTGGTCTATCCACCAATTCCCAAGTTCTATTCTTCTCAATCATGATCAGTTCTTCTTCCATAGCTTTTATCCAAGCTTGATCTTGAGCAGCTTCTTCGAATTTTTCAGGTTCCACAATACACAAATTGCACTGTGCCATAATATCATTTATGCTTCTCCATTTCACTGGAGTATGATCATAAGACTGAGGAATCTCAACAGATTCTTGAATGCTGCCTTCTTGTTCTTCAGTATGAGAGAATGTAGAGGAACTGGAGGCACAGTCTTGAATCTCACCCAATCCATGTGAATTCTGAATGTGGGTCACAGCAACAGAGTTCTCTGAATGTTCCTTCCAATTCCAGGTCATAGTTTCATCAAAAACTACATCTCTTGAAAGAATTAACTTCTTAGTGCATGGATCAAACACTATGTATCCCTTCTCACATGTAGCATATCCAACAAACACACATTTGACACTCTTAGCATTTAGTTTCTGTCTCATTTCAGATGGTATATGCACATAGCAGATTGATCCAAATACTTTTAGGTGACCAATTCCTGGTTTTCTGCCACTGTATGCCTCAAATGGTGTCAGATTATCCAGTGCTTTTGTAGGTGATCTGTTTAGAATGTACACTGCTGTATGCACTGCCTCAGCCCACAGAAAATATGGCATGCTTTTATCATGAAGCATTGCCTTGGCCATCTCTACAACTGTTCTATTCTTCCTCTCCACtactccattttgctgtggagtaTAGGCCATAGACAGTTGTCTTTGTATTCCTTCAGCCTCTAAGAATTGGTTGAATTCATTTGATACAAACTCACCTCCTCTGTCACTTCTTAGGCACTTTACTTTGAAACCACTCTGTAATTCTACCATGGCTCTAAACTTCTTGAAACAAGTTAGAGCCTCAGATTTTTGTCTTAGGAAGTAAACCCATGACATTCTTGTATAGTCATCAATGAGAAGCATAAAGTACTTATTCCCAGCAATTGATTCATTTTGCATAGGACCACACAAATCAGTGTGTATAAGCTCTAGAGGACTGCTTGCTCTCCAAGCTTTCTCTTTTGGAAACCACTCACGATGTTGTTTCCCAAACTGGCATCCTTCACATACACCATCAATGTTTTCAAGATGTGGAAGACCATGTACCATTTCATTTTCTCTGAGTTGTTTAAGACTCCTAAGATTTAGATGTCCTAATCTCTTGTGCCAAATCCAGGTAGAATTTGAATCGGTGCTAGCTTTCAGAACAAGTTGACTGTTTTTCCACAGAGAGAGGGGATAACAtctgttttccttcttcttaacTTTGATCACAAGATTATCAAGAGAAGGTCCATCAAATACACTACACAAGCCTCCTCCAAACAAGAGATAGTATCCATGCTCATCCATTTGCCCAACGCTCAGTAAGTTTTCCTTTAATCCTGGCAGATGCATAACCTCCCTGATATACTTCTTTCCTCTATTAGTGTTTATTTCCAATGAACCCATTCCAGCAACATTCACTAACACACCAGTAGGCATTTGCACTTTTCCAGCAACATTTGTTTTTATGTCAACAAGCAGATTACCATCCCCTGTCATGTGGTTACTACAACCACTATCAATATACCAGTTTCCATTGACATTTGACTCTGAGATCGCACTATTAGCATAGAACAAATTTCCTGTCACTTCCACCTGATTTGCAGAGTTTGCCTTTTGCACAGTCTTCCCTACAGTGCATTCTCTAGCCCAATGACCAAATTTATCACAATTATAACACTTAGGTTTCCCCTTATATCTACATTCACCAAAATGGAATTTGGAACACACTCTACACTGTGGTTTAACTGCATCTTGCTTCACATACCCAGAAGAGTTTGAGTTCCGTGTAGAATTAGTGAATGACCTCTGTTGAAACTTAGGCTTAGATTCCCATTTCTTTCCCTTCGAATTCAAGTGCTTATAGGATTTGAATGTACCAGATTGAGCATTTCCACTGGTTTGTCCTTTTGAACTCACAGAGAATGAGGCAAAAGCCTTTTCAGTGACATCAACACTATGCAAATCAAATCGTTGTTCTTGACTCTTCAAAATTGCTACAACCTCCTGCAGCTCTACAGTTTCTAAGCACTTAGTATTTTCAATAACTAGACATATGGGATCATATGGTTTACTGAGACTAATGAGAACTTTCTGTACAAGCCTTTCATTAGACAGAATCTCACCAAATGTTTTCATCTGATTTATCAATTCATTTAGCCTAGTAAGATACCCAGACAGAGTTTCATCATCATGCATCCTAGCATACTCAAATTCACGTCTCAGATTTTGTAGTTTCATAGATCTTATCTGATCACCACCATGGTACTCACCATATAACAGATCCCATGCCATCTTCGCAGAGTCTGCATTGGCAATTCTAGGGAATATCTGATCTGAGACAGCGTTCTGAATAATACCCAGAGCTTTTGCATCTTGCATATATGCTGCGACCATTTTctcatcgtcttcttcttcctctgagcTTCCTtcagccttcttcttcttctttgtttctgAGATCGTAATCCCTTTTTCAACCAATCTCCATAACccttgagatttgaaaatcGTCATCATCTTAATCTTCcagaactcgtagttctcaccgGAGAAGATCGGAGTTCTCACCTCAGAACTAACAGACCCAGCCATCTCTTAGCTTAGACAAGACGAACACAAATCGAAATCGGAATCTATGGAGTTCCGATAGCTTCGCTTGAACCGGAACAAGCTCAAGGTAGCTTGAATGCTTCACAGTTTACACCCAGATCTCAAATGATCAAACtaggctctgaggccatgttagagAAACTTGATTTGATAAGTTTTATCCGAAGAGAACGAACTGAacagaaaaatggaaaacagAGAGGGAAGAAGCTGAAACGAAAATTTTCTTGTTGTTCTCTCTTGCAAAATGTTGCAGAGGAATAATTTCTGtacttgtaaaaaaaaagagCACTCACACTCCTTTACATTAACTGATGGCCCTAGTTGGATACACACAACCAACAATACAATCTCAGCCTTACACTTGTCATAATCTAAGACTAAGTGAATACACAATTAGAAACAAGGCTTATTTACTTTAACTTTACTTAGCTCACAGCTTATACACTAATATCGTCTGCATGGTTTTTGCATGACACCAACAGAAAGGCTGCTTGTATATCCTTATATGGCTAATGGAAGTGTGGCAGCATGTTTAAGAGGTACTCATTTAAATTGTTTGTTGCGTTGATGAATCTTTTTGTTTTCACGAAATTAAAAATTGTTGGGATTACATTGACAAAGTGAATTTATACACGACCAATTTGGTTTGGAGTATCAGTactgaagtttttttttctgttctttttctcttcaattttaAGTTACCTTCTTGATGTTGATTTTATTTAATGGATAACAAAATGACTCTTTTTTGGGTGGGACGGGTGGCATGATATGTGTTAAACAACATTGCCTGTTGCTTGTAATCTAAATTTCTACTCTCATAATTATGTCAATAAATTATTGTAGATCGTTCAGAAAGACAACCTGCACTTGATTGGCCATATGGCACCAGATTACCTTTCAACTGGAAAATCTTCCGAGAAAACTGATGTTTTTGGATACGGAGTCATGCTT of the Pyrus communis chromosome 1, drPyrComm1.1, whole genome shotgun sequence genome contains:
- the LOC137745300 gene encoding small ribosomal subunit protein uS9m-like, with the translated sequence MLSRLLPKPSHFSRLNLISPKFHPFPQPQNPLFATFTPRFFSNDDGKGPSQSDVWRLSQETDGKFDPLFGESSGDISGIAEVESSEADSDWLKGKGGEEWGTSQEFKLWSLGEEEKSDLFDIGEGVQTVTAIDSETSREEIEKAEQAKRLEKEERELTAVLKGPNRGFGDFIGASGMTDGMLDTLISSKDFQGIKGLPPLSELEDIRYEKNTRKSSRAEIERQKQEEVAKARVRTVDDKGRAYGTGRRKCSVACVWIHPGNGKFTINDEQFDAYFPMLDHRAALLRPFSETKTLGLWDIACTVQGGGTTGQVGAIQLGVSRALQNWEPDLRPALKEAGFLTRDSRVVERKKPGKAKARKSFQWVKR